A stretch of DNA from Arthrobacter jiangjiafuii:
GCCCCCGCGGCTGTGTCGCTGGTGCCGGAAAAGGCAGGCTCGGCCGGGCGTCCGGCTGGAGCGGGCCTGGCGGTGTCCGGGCTGAGCATCCGGTACGCCGGTCGGCCGCAGCCGGCGGTTTCAAACCTGAGCTTCACCGTGCCCAGCGGCAGCATCGCTGCCCTGACCGGACCCAGCGGCACCGGCAAGACCTCGGTGCTGGAGGCACTCGCCGGGCTGCGCCGCAGCGGCGGTGACACCACGATCGAAGGCACCGTAGCCGGTGTGGACCGGGCAGCGGTTGCCTGGATTCCGCAGCACCCGGTGCTGGTGGAGGATACTGCCGCCGCCGAGATCGCCCTCTATTCCGGACTGGACGCGCAGGAGGGACGGCAGGCTGCCATCGAGGCCTTGACCGCCATCGATTCCCTGCACCTGCTGGACGCATGCACCGCCGACCTGAGCCCGGGGGAGCAGCGGCGGGTCGCCGTCGCCCGTGCCCTGGCCCGGGTCGCCTGTCAGCCGCAGGTGCGCATCCTCCTCGCCGACGAGCCGACCGCACACCTGGATGCCCGTAGCGCTGCCGCCGTTATCGAGGCGCTCGAACGCCTGCGCGGAAGCGTGACCGTGCTGCTGGTGGCCCATGACCAGGACGCCGCAGCGATTGCCGGGCAGCTGATTCCGGTGACGAATCATCAGGGGGACGCCGCGCAGGAGACAGCCGCTGCCGGCGCCGTCCGCGACGCCGGGGCTGCATCGTTGGCCGGTTCCGCCGCTTTGGCCGGTTCCGACGCCGACAGTCTTTCCGGCAACGAACCGGACGGCCGCCGCGACACCGGTCCCGCCGCCGCTCCTGCACCAACCGCTTCTTCCGCCCGCTGGCAGGAGGAGCTCGCCGATACCGGCACCCACCCGGTGCACCAGCCGCTGTGGAAAAACCTCATGGTCCTGCGCCCCTGGAGCCGGCAGTTCCTGCTGGCACTGTTCCTGGGCACCGGCGCCACGCTCTTTGCCGTTGCCCTGACCTCGCTGTCCGGCTGGCTGATTGTCCGTGCGTACGAACAGCCTCCGATCCTGTTGCTGCTCATGGCGATCGTGGGCGTGCGGTTCTTCGGCATCGGCCGGTCGATCCTGCGGTACATGGAACGGCTGCGCCTGCACGACGCCGTCTTCCGGGGCACCAACTCGATCCGGATCCGGCTCTGGAACGGGCTGCTGCAGCGCCCCGAGGGGTGGCGCCGGCTTGCCCGCGGCGGCGGTGCCCTGGAACGCCTGGTCGGTGATGTGGACGAGCTGCGCGATATCGCGCCCCGTGTCGTCTTCGCACCGCTGACCGGATTCTTCACCGCGGTGGCCGCCTGCATCGCCACCGGCCTGCTGCTGCCCGAGGCGCTGCCCGCCCAAATCGGAGTCTGCGTGGCCGGACTCCTCCTCGCTCCGCTGCTGGCCCACGCCGCCGACTCCGCTGCCCGCGCCGCAACCGTGCGCCTGCAGTCCCGGTCCATGTCCGCCATGGCCCGACTGCTCTCTGCGGCACCGGACCTGGAAGCCAACGCCAGTGCCACCGCCGTCTTTGCCCGGCAGCAGGAACTCGACGCCCGTGCCGGCGCAGCGGTCCGCCGCAGCGCCTGGGCACAAGGTCTGGCCAACGCCCTCACGGCCTTGGTCTGCTCCCTCGGCGCGCTGTACATGCTCACGCTGGCTGGCTCGGTGCCCGCTACGGTGGCCGCCGTCGTCGTACTTATGCAGCTGGCCCTGATCGAAGCGTTCGTTGCGGTCAACGGGTCCATCCAGCAGTTCACTGCCTGGCGGACGCTCGGCGACAAGGTCCTGCCGGATCTGGGGACCGACGACGTCGAGCCCCGGGAAGCGTCCGGGGATGAGCTGGACGATGAGTTGGGCGAGCGGCACGACGGTCCGGAGCCGGAAATCCCCGCCGTGGAAACCGTGCAGCTGCGCGGCATCAGCTACAGCTATCCGGGCCAAACCCGGCCGGTCTTCGAAAACCTGGACCTGGACCTGGAGCGCGGCTCCTGGCTGGCGGTCACCGGAGAATCCGGCAGCGGAAAATCCACGCTGCTGGGCGTCCTGCTCGGATTCCTGACCCCGCAGGAAGGATCCTTCCGGATCAACGGCGTCGAGGCCGCGGCGCTGCCCGCCGCTGCCCGGCGGATGGCCTGGTGCCCGCAGGAGGCCCACCTGTTTGACTCCACCCTGCGCGGGAACCTGCTGCTGGCCCGCGACCGCCGCCATGCTCCAAGCGAAGCGGAAATGGCTGACGCACTGCACGCCGTCGGCCTGGGCCCGTTCCTGGCCGGACTGCCCGACGGCCTCGATACCCGGGTCGGCGCCGGCGGACACTTCCTGTCCGGCGGACAGCGCCAGCGCCTGGCGGTGGCGCGCGCCCTCCTGACCGAGGCCGACGTCGTTCTGCTGGACGAGCCCACGGCGCACCTGGATGCCGAGGCAGGCGAGCAGCTGATGGCGGACCTGGCCGGCGGGCTGCGCGGCAAATCCGTGGTGGTGGTGACACACAATCCGGCCGATGCCGCATGGTGCAGCAGCAGCATCACCCTGGGCGAGCCGGTGTGTGCGGCACCA
This window harbors:
- the cydD gene encoding thiol reductant ABC exporter subunit CydD, with amino-acid sequence MKPVLPVSAASRRALYLLGLLAAVKAAGLVLLATGIAAGVAGLAAGGPDWRWVLANGVAGAALRSLAVWGTETVSQRAAAGVKEELRASLTKRVLDDGGSVPGMGSGALSVLITRGLDGLDNYYAKYLPALVTCAVVPLLVGLRILSADWLSALVVVLTVPLIPVFMILIGLHTGDKTAAAVDALNRLSDNMLELAKGLPVLVGLGRARAQTRALRDVADRYRLRTLETLRVAFLSSMALELIATISVALVAVVIGVRLVNGDMSLELGLLALILAPECYQPLRDLGTAHHASEDGLEALKRTNAVLDAPAAVSLVPEKAGSAGRPAGAGLAVSGLSIRYAGRPQPAVSNLSFTVPSGSIAALTGPSGTGKTSVLEALAGLRRSGGDTTIEGTVAGVDRAAVAWIPQHPVLVEDTAAAEIALYSGLDAQEGRQAAIEALTAIDSLHLLDACTADLSPGEQRRVAVARALARVACQPQVRILLADEPTAHLDARSAAAVIEALERLRGSVTVLLVAHDQDAAAIAGQLIPVTNHQGDAAQETAAAGAVRDAGAASLAGSAALAGSDADSLSGNEPDGRRDTGPAAAPAPTASSARWQEELADTGTHPVHQPLWKNLMVLRPWSRQFLLALFLGTGATLFAVALTSLSGWLIVRAYEQPPILLLLMAIVGVRFFGIGRSILRYMERLRLHDAVFRGTNSIRIRLWNGLLQRPEGWRRLARGGGALERLVGDVDELRDIAPRVVFAPLTGFFTAVAACIATGLLLPEALPAQIGVCVAGLLLAPLLAHAADSAARAATVRLQSRSMSAMARLLSAAPDLEANASATAVFARQQELDARAGAAVRRSAWAQGLANALTALVCSLGALYMLTLAGSVPATVAAVVVLMQLALIEAFVAVNGSIQQFTAWRTLGDKVLPDLGTDDVEPREASGDELDDELGERHDGPEPEIPAVETVQLRGISYSYPGQTRPVFENLDLDLERGSWLAVTGESGSGKSTLLGVLLGFLTPQEGSFRINGVEAAALPAAARRMAWCPQEAHLFDSTLRGNLLLARDRRHAPSEAEMADALHAVGLGPFLAGLPDGLDTRVGAGGHFLSGGQRQRLAVARALLTEADVVLLDEPTAHLDAEAGEQLMADLAGGLRGKSVVVVTHNPADAAWCSSSITLGEPVCAAPQA